One window of Sinorhizobium fredii NGR234 genomic DNA carries:
- the groES gene encoding co-chaperone GroES encodes MASTNFRPLHDRVVVRRVESEEKTKGGIIIPDTAKEKPQEGEIVAVGSGARDESGKVVPLDVKAGDRVLFGKWSGTEVKINGEDLLIMKEADIMGIIG; translated from the coding sequence ATGGCAAGCACCAACTTCCGTCCGCTGCACGACCGCGTTGTCGTCCGCCGCGTCGAGTCTGAAGAAAAGACCAAGGGCGGCATCATCATTCCGGACACCGCGAAGGAAAAGCCGCAAGAAGGCGAAATCGTGGCAGTCGGCTCGGGCGCCCGTGACGAAAGCGGCAAGGTTGTTCCGCTCGATGTCAAGGCTGGCGACCGCGTCCTGTTCGGCAAGTGGTCTGGCACCGAAGTCAAGATCAACGGCGAAGACCTTCTGATCATGAAGGAAGCCGACATCATGGGCATCATCGGCTGA
- a CDS encoding bifunctional diguanylate cyclase/phosphodiesterase → MFKILSCLVVEHDLRLVALAAIICALSSYGAVTLLQRARLSRGGPRAIWLGAAGIASGFGIWATHFIAMLAYDPGVVLGYHTSLTTLSLVVAILLTTTALAIATYAKGRPAWLLGGLVLGAGVGCMHFLGMAALELPGFIRWDRTLVVASVLAGVLFEMVAIFAIKRDQSKAQLAATAAMTLGIVVLHFTAMGAVTMEVEFATGIQEGMIQPHFLAFVLAGTAFFLLSAVLIAAGFARHAEILAVASEKEFSRFVGSVKDYAIYMLDVDGRVASWNAGAEANKGYTAEEIVGKNFACFYSPEDQAANLPARALRIALEAGQYETEGWRYRKDGTRFWAHVVIDTIVGEDGGHAGFIKIAKDITKRKEDADRIAEVSKNLDIALENMTQGICLFDHADRLLISNRRCLEIFELPESLAGFGLTFREVLDRMCARTYPDPAVAEAKSEAAYRKHRLEIAGKGGGDFVEKLSNGRSILVKHRTLPDGGWVSTYEDITERLDSEEQISFLARHDSLTGLPNRLQFNSHLDEELDAAVWFSRKVAVIGIDLDKFKEVNDLHGHAAGDFVLVTIAQRMKEHLQEGEFVARFGGDEFAAVKRFEDLSEVHDFLRRIETCLQEEMRFGDFELKSGGSMGVAIYPQDAETADTLINNADLAMYRAKAALNQTICFYEVSMDEAARGRRALANDLWEAVERSELALHYQVQKSVTTGDVIGYEVLLRWNHPERGLVPPNEFIPLAEECGAILPIGEWVLRQACREAASWDAEYKIAVNLSPVQLANGDVVSLVHSILVETGLDAKRLELEITESTIIDDKERALLTLRAIKALGVTIAIDDFGTGYSSLETLRAFPFDKIKLDKSFMSEVEGSPQAKAIIRAILALGHSLQVPVLAEGVETQKQLDILQAEGCDEAQGYLLGRPAPIGSVVGVRTEAA, encoded by the coding sequence ATGTTCAAGATTCTCTCGTGCCTCGTGGTGGAACACGATCTGCGGCTGGTGGCACTGGCAGCGATCATTTGTGCCTTGTCGAGCTATGGTGCCGTGACGCTGCTTCAGCGCGCCCGTCTTTCCAGAGGCGGGCCCCGGGCGATCTGGCTGGGAGCAGCGGGGATCGCCAGTGGCTTCGGCATTTGGGCGACCCATTTCATCGCCATGCTCGCCTATGACCCTGGAGTCGTGCTCGGTTATCACACAAGCCTCACGACCTTGTCGCTGGTCGTCGCGATCCTGCTGACGACGACGGCGCTGGCGATCGCCACTTATGCGAAGGGCCGTCCCGCATGGTTGCTGGGTGGTTTGGTGCTGGGCGCCGGCGTGGGTTGCATGCATTTCCTCGGAATGGCCGCGCTCGAACTGCCTGGCTTCATCCGTTGGGATCGGACGCTGGTCGTCGCGTCGGTCCTCGCCGGTGTGCTCTTCGAGATGGTTGCGATCTTCGCGATCAAGCGGGACCAGTCGAAGGCTCAGTTGGCCGCCACAGCGGCGATGACGCTCGGCATCGTTGTGCTGCACTTCACCGCGATGGGCGCGGTGACGATGGAAGTGGAGTTCGCGACCGGGATCCAAGAGGGCATGATCCAGCCGCATTTTCTGGCCTTCGTGCTTGCCGGAACCGCCTTCTTTCTTCTGTCCGCCGTGCTGATCGCGGCCGGCTTTGCGCGCCACGCCGAAATCCTCGCCGTGGCCTCGGAGAAGGAATTTTCCCGCTTTGTCGGCAGCGTCAAGGACTATGCCATCTACATGCTCGATGTCGACGGCCGCGTGGCGAGTTGGAACGCCGGGGCCGAGGCCAACAAGGGTTACACGGCCGAGGAGATCGTCGGCAAGAACTTCGCCTGCTTCTATTCGCCGGAGGATCAGGCGGCGAACCTGCCGGCGCGCGCCTTGCGCATCGCCCTTGAGGCCGGGCAGTACGAAACCGAGGGTTGGCGGTACCGAAAGGATGGTACCCGCTTCTGGGCGCATGTCGTCATCGACACGATCGTCGGCGAGGATGGCGGCCACGCCGGCTTCATCAAGATTGCCAAGGACATCACCAAGCGAAAAGAGGATGCCGACCGGATCGCCGAGGTCAGCAAGAATCTCGACATTGCTCTCGAAAACATGACACAGGGCATATGCCTGTTCGATCATGCCGACCGCCTGCTGATCTCGAACCGCCGTTGCCTCGAGATCTTCGAATTGCCGGAATCGCTTGCCGGCTTCGGACTGACCTTTCGCGAAGTTCTCGATCGCATGTGTGCCCGCACCTATCCGGATCCGGCCGTCGCGGAAGCGAAGTCGGAAGCGGCCTACCGCAAGCACAGGCTCGAGATTGCCGGGAAGGGCGGCGGCGACTTTGTCGAGAAATTGTCGAACGGACGCTCGATCCTCGTCAAGCATCGCACCCTGCCCGATGGCGGCTGGGTCTCAACCTACGAGGACATCACCGAGCGGCTCGACTCCGAGGAGCAGATTTCCTTCCTCGCGCGTCATGACAGCCTGACCGGGCTGCCCAACCGACTGCAGTTCAACAGCCACCTCGACGAAGAGCTCGACGCGGCCGTCTGGTTCTCGCGCAAGGTGGCGGTGATCGGGATCGATCTCGACAAGTTCAAGGAAGTCAACGATCTGCACGGTCATGCCGCCGGCGACTTCGTGCTGGTGACGATCGCACAGCGGATGAAGGAACATCTTCAAGAGGGCGAATTCGTCGCCCGCTTCGGGGGAGACGAGTTTGCTGCAGTGAAACGTTTCGAGGACCTCTCCGAGGTCCACGACTTCCTGCGGCGGATCGAGACGTGCCTGCAGGAGGAGATGCGCTTCGGTGATTTCGAGCTGAAATCCGGCGGCAGCATGGGTGTGGCCATCTACCCGCAGGACGCGGAGACCGCCGACACCTTGATCAACAACGCCGACCTCGCAATGTATCGCGCAAAGGCGGCGCTCAACCAGACGATCTGCTTCTACGAGGTCTCGATGGACGAGGCCGCCCGCGGACGCAGGGCGCTCGCCAACGATCTCTGGGAGGCGGTGGAGAGGAGCGAGCTGGCCCTGCACTACCAGGTCCAGAAATCCGTCACGACAGGCGACGTGATCGGCTATGAAGTCCTGTTGCGCTGGAACCATCCGGAACGCGGCCTGGTACCGCCGAACGAATTCATTCCGCTCGCCGAGGAATGCGGCGCCATCCTGCCGATCGGCGAATGGGTGCTGCGCCAGGCTTGCCGGGAAGCGGCATCCTGGGATGCCGAGTACAAGATCGCCGTAAACCTGTCGCCGGTGCAGCTGGCGAATGGCGACGTCGTCAGCCTCGTCCACTCGATCCTCGTCGAAACCGGGCTCGACGCGAAAAGGCTCGAGCTCGAGATTACCGAGTCGACGATCATCGACGACAAGGAGCGAGCGCTGTTGACGCTCCGCGCGATCAAGGCGCTGGGCGTGACGATCGCAATCGACGATTTCGGCACGGGTTATTCCTCGCTCGAAACCTTGCGGGCGTTCCCCTTCGACAAGATCAAGCTCGACAAGAGCTTCATGTCGGAAGTCGAAGGCAGCCCGCAAGCAAAGGCGATCATCCGCGCCATCCTCGCGCTTGGCCATAGCCTGCAAGTTCCGGTGCTCGCCGAAGGGGTCGAGACGCAGAAGCAGCTCGACATTCTGCAGGCGGAAGGCTGCGACGAGGCGCAGGGCTATCTTCTCGGGCGACCGGCACCGATCGGTTCGGTGGTCGGTGTCAGGACCGAGGCCGCCTGA
- a CDS encoding chromate resistance protein ChrB domain-containing protein translates to MASFNSISPEKLSRLVGTPKGPVLIDVRDEDDFTADPHLVPSSFHRPHADAPTWADEYKGQWVVVLCKHGGKLSEGVAAWLRLAGAAAEILEGGLEGWREADLPLVPVASLPKAAASGGSVWVTRARPKIDRIACPWLIRRFVDPHARFLYVTPAEVEAVGERFGATPFDIEGVFWSHRGDDCTFDTMVKEFRLSFPALEHVARIVRGADTDRHDLEPQAAGLLAVSLGLSRMYTDDLEQLEAGMTLYDALYRWARDATQEKHDWVSHGGKGKRT, encoded by the coding sequence ATGGCCTCGTTCAACTCCATTTCTCCTGAAAAGCTTTCCCGTCTCGTCGGCACTCCGAAGGGACCTGTCCTCATCGACGTGCGCGATGAGGACGATTTCACCGCCGACCCCCATCTTGTGCCGTCGTCGTTCCATAGGCCCCATGCCGATGCGCCCACATGGGCGGACGAATACAAGGGCCAGTGGGTCGTCGTTCTCTGCAAGCACGGCGGTAAACTCAGCGAGGGCGTTGCCGCATGGCTGCGGCTTGCCGGTGCGGCTGCAGAAATTCTAGAGGGCGGGCTTGAAGGGTGGCGCGAAGCGGACCTGCCTCTCGTGCCGGTCGCGAGCCTGCCGAAGGCCGCTGCCTCGGGCGGCTCGGTGTGGGTTACGCGAGCCCGGCCGAAGATCGACCGTATCGCCTGCCCATGGCTGATCCGCCGCTTCGTCGATCCGCATGCCAGGTTCCTCTACGTCACACCCGCCGAGGTCGAGGCGGTCGGCGAGCGTTTCGGCGCAACGCCGTTCGACATTGAAGGCGTGTTCTGGAGCCACCGCGGCGACGACTGCACCTTCGACACGATGGTCAAGGAATTCCGGCTGTCCTTCCCCGCCTTGGAGCACGTCGCCCGCATTGTCCGTGGCGCCGATACGGACAGGCACGACCTCGAGCCTCAGGCGGCCGGACTGCTTGCCGTTTCGCTAGGCCTGTCCCGCATGTATACGGACGACCTCGAACAGCTCGAGGCAGGGATGACACTTTATGACGCGCTCTATCGCTGGGCGCGCGATGCCACCCAGGAGAAGCACGATTGGGTATCGCACGGCGGCAAGGGGAAGCGGACGTGA
- a CDS encoding TIGR01459 family HAD-type hydrolase — MAVRINSYREIASRYDVVLCDVWGVLHNGVQAFASACEALAEARAQGVTVVLITNSPRPHPSVKVQIRGLGVPDEAYDRIVTSGDVTRALIAAAEKRIYFIGADRDLPLLEGLGTEIVSAEEAEAIVCAGFYDDETETPEHYRATLTGLAKRKIPFICANPDLVVERGHRLIPCAGAIAKLYEELGGEARIAGKPYKAIYRAALGEAKAVRGAFDLARVVAVGDGMPTDVKGAQDAGFDLLYISAGIHAQEYMHESRTDEAKLAAFLKKEGATPKWWMPRLA; from the coding sequence ATGGCCGTCAGGATCAACAGTTATCGGGAAATCGCCAGCCGGTATGACGTGGTGCTTTGCGACGTCTGGGGTGTGCTTCACAATGGCGTCCAGGCCTTCGCCTCCGCCTGCGAGGCGCTTGCCGAGGCGCGCGCCCAAGGTGTGACGGTCGTCCTCATCACCAATTCGCCGCGGCCGCATCCGAGCGTCAAGGTGCAGATCCGCGGTCTCGGCGTTCCCGACGAAGCCTATGATCGGATCGTTACCTCCGGCGACGTGACGCGGGCGCTGATCGCTGCCGCAGAGAAGCGGATTTACTTCATCGGCGCCGATCGCGACCTGCCGCTGCTGGAAGGACTGGGCACCGAGATCGTTTCGGCGGAAGAGGCCGAGGCGATCGTCTGCGCCGGCTTTTACGACGACGAGACCGAAACGCCCGAGCACTATCGCGCCACGCTCACCGGGCTTGCCAAACGGAAGATACCGTTCATCTGTGCCAATCCCGATCTCGTCGTCGAACGCGGCCATCGGCTGATCCCCTGCGCGGGCGCGATCGCCAAGCTTTACGAGGAACTCGGCGGCGAGGCGCGCATCGCCGGCAAGCCCTACAAGGCGATCTACCGCGCCGCCCTTGGCGAAGCGAAGGCGGTGAGAGGTGCCTTCGACCTCGCGAGGGTCGTCGCCGTGGGCGACGGCATGCCGACCGATGTGAAGGGAGCGCAGGACGCGGGCTTCGATCTGCTCTATATCAGCGCCGGCATTCACGCGCAGGAATACATGCATGAAAGCCGCACCGACGAGGCGAAGCTCGCCGCCTTCCTGAAGAAGGAAGGAGCGACGCCGAAGTGGTGGATGCCCCGGCTCGCCTGA
- the ileS gene encoding isoleucine--tRNA ligase yields MTETAEKIDYSSTLYLPQTEFPMRAGLPQKEPETVARWQKMELYKKLRASAAGREKFVLHDGPPYANGNIHIGHALNKILKDVINRSFQMRGFDANYVPGWDCHGLPIEWKIEEKYREKGRNKDDVPVNEFRQECRDFASGWIEVQTEEFKRLGIEGDFDKPYTTMNFHAEARIAGELMKIAKAGQLYRGSKPVMWSVVERTALAEAEIEYADVESDMIWVKFPVAEGPDALAGAFVVIWTTTPWTIPGNRAVAYSSRYAYGLYEVATAENDYGPQPGEKLIFAKRLADESAAKAKVTFNFVRDLEPEELGTVTCAHPLHGLGGGYAFQVPLLDGEHVTDDAGTGFVHTAPSHGREDFEAWMENVRLLEDRGISSAIPFPVDDAGYYTADAPGFGPEAEGGAGRVIDDKGKKGDANDRVIKALIARHALFARGRMKHSYPHSWRSKKPVIFRNTPQWFVYMDKDFGDGTTLRSRALNAIDDTRFVPGAGQNRLRAMIEQRPDWVLSRQRAWGVPIAIFADDDGQILVDEKVNARILEAFEEEGADAWFAEGAKERFLGNDHDHARWHQVMDILDVWFDSGSTHTFTLEDRPDLKWPADVYLEGSDQHRGWFHSSLLESCATRGRAPYDAVVTHGFTMDEKGEKMSKSKGNTVTPQEVMKDAGADILRLWVMTTDYWEDQRLGKTIIQTNIDAYRKLRNTIRWMLGTLAHDKGETIALADMPELEQLMLHRLAELDRLVREGYDAFDFKRIARALIDFSNVELSAFYFDIRKDALYCDAPSSLRRRAALQVIRTLFDCLVTWLAPMLPFTAEEAWLSRNPEAVSVHLEQFPAVPAEWRNEVLAEKWRKIREVRKVVTGALEIERKDKRIGSSLEAAPIVHVADPDLRAALDGQDFAEICITSAIEIDGAEGPAGAFTLPDVAKVGVVPKLAEGRKCARSWRITTDIGSDPFYPDVSARDAAALRELGFKP; encoded by the coding sequence ATGACAGAGACCGCTGAAAAGATCGACTATTCCTCGACGCTCTACCTGCCGCAGACGGAGTTCCCGATGCGCGCCGGCCTGCCGCAGAAGGAGCCGGAAACCGTCGCCCGCTGGCAGAAGATGGAGCTCTACAAGAAGCTTCGCGCCTCCGCCGCCGGCCGCGAAAAGTTCGTGCTGCATGACGGACCGCCCTATGCCAACGGCAACATCCATATCGGCCATGCGCTGAACAAGATCCTCAAGGACGTCATCAACCGCTCGTTCCAGATGCGCGGCTTCGACGCCAATTACGTCCCGGGCTGGGACTGCCACGGCCTGCCGATCGAATGGAAGATCGAGGAGAAATATCGCGAGAAGGGCCGCAACAAGGACGACGTTCCGGTCAACGAGTTCCGCCAGGAATGCCGCGACTTCGCCAGTGGCTGGATCGAGGTCCAGACCGAGGAGTTCAAGCGGCTTGGCATCGAGGGCGATTTCGATAAGCCTTACACGACGATGAACTTCCATGCGGAAGCCCGCATCGCCGGCGAACTGATGAAGATCGCCAAGGCCGGCCAGCTCTATCGCGGTTCCAAGCCCGTCATGTGGTCGGTCGTCGAGCGCACCGCGCTGGCCGAGGCCGAAATCGAATATGCCGATGTCGAGAGCGACATGATCTGGGTGAAGTTCCCTGTCGCCGAAGGTCCGGACGCGCTCGCCGGCGCCTTCGTCGTCATCTGGACCACGACGCCCTGGACGATCCCCGGCAACCGCGCGGTCGCCTATTCGTCGCGCTACGCCTATGGCCTCTACGAGGTCGCGACGGCCGAGAACGATTATGGCCCGCAGCCGGGCGAAAAGCTGATCTTCGCCAAGCGCCTCGCGGACGAGTCGGCCGCCAAGGCAAAGGTCACCTTCAATTTTGTCCGCGATCTCGAGCCGGAGGAGTTGGGCACGGTCACTTGCGCCCATCCGCTTCACGGTCTCGGCGGTGGTTATGCCTTCCAGGTGCCGCTCCTCGACGGCGAGCATGTGACGGACGACGCCGGCACCGGCTTCGTCCACACCGCACCGAGCCACGGCCGCGAGGACTTCGAGGCCTGGATGGAGAACGTGCGCCTCCTCGAAGACCGCGGTATCTCGTCGGCGATCCCGTTCCCGGTCGACGACGCCGGCTATTACACGGCCGACGCGCCGGGCTTCGGTCCCGAGGCCGAAGGCGGCGCCGGACGGGTCATCGACGACAAGGGCAAGAAGGGCGACGCCAACGACCGCGTCATCAAGGCGCTGATCGCCCGCCATGCGCTTTTTGCCCGCGGCCGGATGAAGCATTCCTATCCGCATTCCTGGCGCTCGAAGAAGCCGGTCATCTTCCGCAACACGCCGCAATGGTTCGTCTACATGGACAAGGACTTCGGCGACGGCACGACGCTGCGCTCGCGGGCCCTCAACGCCATCGACGACACCCGCTTCGTCCCCGGCGCCGGCCAGAACCGCCTGCGTGCCATGATCGAGCAGCGCCCCGACTGGGTGCTGTCGCGCCAGCGCGCCTGGGGCGTGCCGATCGCGATCTTTGCCGACGATGACGGCCAGATCCTCGTCGACGAAAAGGTCAACGCCCGCATCCTCGAGGCCTTCGAGGAGGAAGGCGCCGACGCCTGGTTTGCCGAGGGGGCGAAGGAGCGCTTCCTTGGAAACGACCACGACCATGCCCGCTGGCACCAGGTCATGGACATCCTCGACGTGTGGTTCGATTCCGGCTCGACCCACACCTTCACGCTCGAGGACCGTCCGGATCTGAAATGGCCGGCCGATGTCTATCTCGAAGGCTCCGACCAGCACCGCGGCTGGTTCCATTCCTCGTTGCTGGAAAGCTGCGCGACCCGTGGCCGTGCGCCCTACGACGCCGTCGTCACCCATGGTTTCACCATGGATGAGAAGGGCGAGAAGATGTCGAAGTCGAAGGGCAACACCGTCACGCCGCAGGAGGTGATGAAGGATGCCGGCGCCGACATCCTGCGCCTCTGGGTGATGACGACCGACTATTGGGAAGACCAGCGCCTCGGCAAGACGATCATCCAGACCAATATCGATGCCTACCGTAAGCTCAGGAACACCATCCGCTGGATGCTGGGCACCCTCGCCCACGACAAGGGCGAGACGATCGCGCTCGCCGACATGCCGGAGCTCGAGCAACTGATGCTGCACCGGCTGGCCGAACTCGACCGGCTGGTGCGCGAAGGCTACGATGCCTTCGACTTCAAGCGGATCGCCCGGGCGCTGATCGATTTCTCGAATGTCGAACTGTCGGCCTTCTATTTCGACATCCGCAAGGACGCGCTCTACTGCGATGCGCCGTCGTCGCTTCGCCGCCGCGCTGCGCTCCAGGTCATCCGTACGCTGTTCGATTGCCTGGTCACCTGGCTCGCACCGATGCTGCCCTTCACCGCCGAGGAAGCCTGGCTTTCCCGCAATCCGGAGGCCGTCTCGGTGCATCTCGAGCAGTTCCCGGCCGTGCCGGCGGAGTGGCGCAACGAGGTGCTCGCCGAGAAGTGGCGGAAGATCCGCGAAGTGCGCAAGGTCGTCACCGGAGCTCTCGAGATCGAGCGCAAGGACAAGCGGATCGGCTCCTCGCTCGAGGCCGCCCCGATTGTCCACGTCGCCGACCCGGACCTGAGAGCGGCGCTCGATGGCCAGGACTTCGCCGAGATCTGCATCACCTCGGCGATCGAGATCGACGGCGCCGAGGGGCCGGCCGGTGCCTTCACCTTGCCGGACGTGGCAAAGGTCGGCGTCGTGCCGAAGCTTGCCGAAGGCCGCAAATGCGCCCGCTCCTGGCGAATCACCACGGATATCGGCTCCGATCCGTTTTATCCGGACGTGTCGGCGCGCGACGCCGCCGCATTGCGGGAGCTCGGCTTCAAGCCTTGA
- the chrA gene encoding chromate efflux transporter, whose translation MNEQSSAGLAPAHPSFAEATKVWAKIGLLSFGGPAGQIALMHRELVEERRWISESRFLHALNYCMLLPGPEAQQLATYIGWLLHGTRGGVVAGTLFVVPGFFVILALSSAYALFQETNWLASLFFGLKAAVLAIVIEALIRLSRRALKTGFDRVLAIVAFLALFAFGLPFPLVVVAAGVAGYVAARHAPARRDAAHAAKAPDLPSVIGADYPDGKPTWGRAAAVVAVWGALWLAPFALIFATVGGKNVYTDVGVFFSQMAVVTFGGAYAVLAYVAQQAVETYHWLQPGEMVDGLALAETTPGPLVLVLAFVGFMGAYRAPIGVDPLTSGMLGATLATWVTFVPCFMWIFLGAPYVERLRANVALSGALSAISAAVAGVILNLAVWFGLHVLFGRVERLEAGPLSLPYPDPTTLHPAALFLTILAAASLLWWKRGVFQTLAICAAAGWLLMLV comes from the coding sequence GTGAATGAGCAATCATCGGCGGGCCTCGCGCCCGCCCATCCATCCTTCGCCGAGGCGACGAAGGTCTGGGCGAAGATCGGCCTCTTGAGCTTCGGCGGTCCGGCCGGCCAGATAGCGCTGATGCACCGCGAGTTGGTCGAGGAGCGCCGCTGGATCTCCGAAAGCCGTTTCCTGCACGCGCTCAACTATTGCATGCTGCTGCCGGGACCGGAGGCGCAGCAACTCGCCACCTATATCGGCTGGCTGCTGCACGGCACGCGCGGCGGCGTGGTGGCCGGCACGCTCTTTGTCGTGCCCGGCTTTTTCGTCATTCTCGCCTTGTCTTCCGCCTATGCCCTGTTTCAGGAGACGAACTGGTTGGCGAGCCTGTTTTTCGGCTTGAAGGCCGCGGTGCTGGCGATCGTCATCGAGGCGCTGATCCGGCTTTCCCGCAGGGCGTTGAAAACCGGCTTCGATCGCGTGCTCGCGATCGTCGCCTTCCTGGCGCTTTTCGCCTTCGGCCTGCCTTTTCCGCTGGTGGTTGTTGCGGCAGGCGTCGCGGGCTATGTCGCCGCCCGCCATGCGCCGGCGCGGCGCGACGCCGCCCATGCGGCGAAGGCTCCCGATCTTCCTTCCGTTATCGGCGCGGATTATCCCGATGGCAAGCCGACCTGGGGAAGGGCGGCGGCGGTCGTTGCCGTGTGGGGCGCTCTCTGGCTGGCACCGTTCGCGTTGATTTTCGCCACGGTCGGAGGGAAAAATGTCTACACCGACGTCGGCGTCTTCTTCTCGCAGATGGCGGTCGTCACCTTCGGCGGCGCCTATGCCGTTCTCGCCTATGTAGCACAGCAGGCGGTCGAGACTTATCACTGGCTGCAGCCCGGCGAGATGGTGGATGGCCTGGCGCTGGCGGAGACGACGCCGGGACCGCTGGTGCTCGTGCTCGCCTTCGTCGGCTTCATGGGGGCCTACCGGGCCCCGATCGGTGTCGACCCGCTGACATCAGGCATGCTCGGCGCGACGCTTGCGACCTGGGTCACCTTCGTTCCGTGCTTTATGTGGATCTTCCTGGGCGCGCCCTATGTCGAGCGGCTGCGCGCCAACGTTGCGCTCTCCGGCGCATTGTCGGCCATCTCGGCGGCGGTCGCGGGCGTCATTCTCAACCTCGCGGTCTGGTTCGGCCTTCACGTCCTCTTCGGCCGCGTCGAGCGCTTGGAGGCCGGGCCGCTTTCGCTCCCCTATCCGGACCCGACGACGCTCCACCCTGCCGCATTGTTCCTGACCATCCTGGCGGCCGCCTCGCTTCTCTGGTGGAAGCGCGGTGTTTTCCAGACGCTCGCAATCTGTGCCGCGGCCGGCTGGTTGCTGATGCTAGTCTGA
- the groL gene encoding chaperonin GroEL (60 kDa chaperone family; promotes refolding of misfolded polypeptides especially under stressful conditions; forms two stacked rings of heptamers to form a barrel-shaped 14mer; ends can be capped by GroES; misfolded proteins enter the barrel where they are refolded when GroES binds), translated as MAAKEVKFGRTAREKMLRGVDILADAVKVTLGPKGRNVVIDKSFGAPRITKDGVSVAKEIELEDKFENMGAQMVREVASKTNDIAGDGTTTATVLAQAIVREGAKAVAAGMNPMDLKRGIDLAVAEVVKDLLAKAKKINTSDEVAQVGTISANGEKQIGLDIAEAMQKVGNEGVITVEEAKTAETELEVVEGMQFDRGYLSPYFVTNPEKMVADLEDAFILLHEKKLSNLQAMLPVLEAVVQTGKPLLIIAEDVEGEALATLVVNKLRGGLKIAAVKAPGFGDRRKAMLEDIAILTGGTVISEDLGIKLENVTLDMLGRAKKVSISKENTTIVDGAGQKADIEGRVAQIKAQIEETTSDYDREKLQERLAKLAGGVAVIRVGGATEIEVKEKKDRIDDALNATRAAVQEGIVPGGGVALLRSSVKITAKGENDDQDAGVNIVRRALQAPARQIAENAGDEASIVVGKILEKNTDDFGYNAQTGEYGDMIAMGIIDPVKVVRTALQDAASVASLLITTEAMIAELPKKDAPAMPGGMGGMGGMDMM; from the coding sequence ATGGCAGCTAAAGAAGTCAAGTTCGGCCGCACCGCGCGCGAAAAGATGCTGCGCGGCGTCGACATCCTCGCCGATGCAGTCAAGGTAACGCTCGGCCCGAAGGGTCGTAACGTCGTTATCGACAAGTCCTTCGGCGCTCCGCGCATCACCAAGGACGGCGTTTCGGTCGCCAAGGAAATCGAACTCGAAGACAAGTTCGAGAACATGGGCGCCCAGATGGTCCGCGAAGTCGCTTCGAAGACCAACGACATCGCCGGCGACGGCACGACGACGGCAACCGTTCTCGCCCAGGCGATCGTTCGCGAAGGCGCCAAGGCCGTTGCCGCCGGCATGAACCCGATGGACCTGAAGCGCGGCATCGACCTTGCCGTCGCCGAAGTCGTCAAGGACCTGCTCGCCAAGGCCAAGAAGATCAACACCTCGGACGAAGTTGCCCAGGTCGGCACGATCTCGGCAAACGGCGAAAAGCAGATCGGCCTCGACATTGCAGAAGCAATGCAGAAGGTCGGCAACGAAGGCGTCATCACGGTTGAAGAAGCCAAGACCGCCGAGACCGAGCTCGAAGTCGTCGAAGGCATGCAGTTCGACCGCGGCTACCTGTCGCCCTACTTCGTCACCAACCCGGAAAAGATGGTCGCCGATCTCGAAGACGCTTTCATTCTCCTGCACGAGAAGAAGCTCTCGAACCTCCAGGCGATGCTCCCGGTTCTCGAAGCCGTCGTCCAGACCGGCAAGCCGCTCCTCATCATCGCTGAAGACGTCGAAGGCGAAGCGCTCGCTACCCTCGTCGTCAACAAGCTGCGCGGCGGTCTGAAGATCGCTGCCGTCAAGGCTCCGGGCTTCGGCGACCGCCGCAAGGCCATGCTCGAAGACATCGCCATCCTGACGGGCGGCACGGTGATCTCCGAGGACCTCGGCATCAAGCTCGAAAACGTCACGCTCGACATGCTCGGCCGTGCGAAGAAGGTCTCGATCTCCAAGGAAAACACGACGATCGTCGACGGCGCCGGCCAGAAGGCCGACATCGAAGGCCGCGTTGCCCAGATCAAGGCCCAGATCGAAGAGACCACCTCCGACTACGACCGCGAGAAGCTGCAGGAACGCCTTGCCAAGCTCGCCGGCGGCGTTGCCGTCATCCGCGTCGGCGGTGCGACGGAAATCGAAGTGAAGGAAAAGAAGGACCGCATCGACGACGCCCTCAACGCGACGCGCGCTGCCGTTCAGGAAGGCATCGTACCGGGCGGCGGCGTCGCTCTGCTGCGCTCCTCCGTCAAGATCACCGCCAAGGGCGAAAACGACGACCAGGACGCCGGCGTCAACATCGTTCGCCGCGCTCTGCAGGCTCCGGCCCGCCAGATCGCTGAAAACGCTGGTGATGAAGCCTCGATCGTTGTCGGCAAGATCCTCGAGAAGAACACCGACGACTTCGGCTACAACGCTCAGACCGGTGAATATGGCGACATGATCGCCATGGGCATCATCGACCCGGTCAAGGTCGTTCGCACCGCCCTGCAGGACGCAGCCTCGGTTGCTTCGCTGCTGATCACCACCGAAGCCATGATCGCCGAGCTGCCGAAGAAGGACGCTCCGGCAATGCCGGGCGGCATGGGCGGCATGGGCGGCATGGACATGATGTGA